A DNA window from Vigna angularis cultivar LongXiaoDou No.4 chromosome 1, ASM1680809v1, whole genome shotgun sequence contains the following coding sequences:
- the LOC108319190 gene encoding pentatricopeptide repeat-containing protein At5g27270 isoform X4 yields the protein MLDVDCEPDEVACGTMLCSYARWGRHRAMLSFYSAVKERGTILSVSVFNFMMSSLQKKSLHREVVQMWKDMLEKGVIPNSFTYTVSISSLVKEGLYEDAFKTFDEMRNNGVVPEEVTYNLLINLSAKSGNRDEVQRLYEDMIFRGIVPSNYTCASLLSLYYKYEDYPRALSIFSQMVSNKIPADEVIYGLLIRIYGKLGLYEDAHKAFEETNQRGQLTSEKTYLAMAQVHLTSGNVDKALQVIERMKSSNIWFSRFAYIVLLQCYVMKEDVVSAERTFLALSKTGPPDAGSCNDMLSLYVGLNLMNKAKEFIIQIREDGKLFDKELYRTVMKVYCKEGMLPEAEQFTNQMVENESFQSDKFFKTFYWILYEHKGDAQSNDELVAIEPIDKLDATALGLMLSLFLTNDNFSGTKLLLKLLLGYAAGGSKVVCQLIINLCKEGEISKAELLNDQLIKLGCRMEEATVASLISHYGKRQMLKQAEDIFAEYVNPSTSSKQLYNSMINAYAKCGKQEKAYLLYKQVTEEGHDLGAVGMSIAVNSLTNAGKHLEAENFIYSSLKNNLELDTVAYNTFIKAMLQAGKLQFASSIFDRMNSSGVAPSIETFNTMISVYGQDQKLDRAVEMFNKASSFDVPLDEKTYMNLIGYYGKAGMILEASQLFSKMQKEGIKPGKVSYNIMINVYASAGDLRQTDKIFQAMQRQGCLPDSFTYLSLIQGYTRNRNYHKAEETLHDMQSKGIPPSCVHFNILVNAFTKAGLIEEAKRVYEELSTFGLVPDLVCYRTMLNGYLKYGYVEEGINFFESIHESTKGDRFIMSAAVHFYRSSGKESKAKEILNSMNNKGIPFLKNLEVGSEERLKTP from the exons ATGCTCGATGTGGATTGTGAGCCAGATGAAGTTGCTTGTGGTACAATGCTTTGTTCGTATGCCAGATGGGGACGCCACAGGGCTATGCTGTCTTTTTATTCTGCTGTAAAAGAAAGGGGAACAATTCTCTCTGTTTCTGTCTTCAACTTTATGATGTCTTCTTTGCAAAAGAAATCACTCCATAGAGAGGTTGTACAGATGTGGAAGGATATGTTGGAAAAAGGGGTGATACCTAATAGTTTTACTTATACAGTATCCATCAGCTCACTTGTCAAAGAAGGGCTGTATGAAGATGCTTTCAAGACTTTTGATGAGATGAGGAATAATGGAGTTGTTCCTGAGGAGGTAACATATAATCTGCTTATAAATTTAAGTGCTAAAAGTGGCAACAGAGATGAAGTGCAAAGACTGTATGAGGATATGATTTTTCGAGGGATAGTTCCTAGTAATTACACTTGTGCTTcacttttatctttatattacaAATATGAGGACTACCCTAGAGCCCTGTCCATTTTTTCACAAATGGTAAGCAACAAAATTCCTGCTGATGAAGTCATATATGGTTTACTTATAAGAATTTATGGAAAACTTGGCCTATATGAGGATGCTCACAAAGCATTTGAAGAGACAAATCAGCGTGGTCAACTCACCAGTGAGAAAACATATTTGGCAATGGCTCAAGTCCATCTTACTTCAGGAAATGTAGACAAAGCCTTACAAGTTATTGAACGCATGAAGTCTAGCAACATATGGTTCTCACGATTTGCATATATTGTGCTGCTGCAGTGCTATGTGATGAAAGAAGATGTAGTATCTGCTGAACGAACATTTCTAGCTCTCTCCAAAACAGGTCCACCTGATGCTGGTTCCTGTAATGATATGCTCAGTTTGTATGTGGGTCTTAATTTGATGAATAAGGCGAAGGAGTTCATTATCCAAATAAGGGAGGATGGGAAGCTTTTTGACAAAGAGCTTTATAGAACAGTTATGAAGGTTTACTGTAAGGAGGGCATGCTGCCAGAAGCTGAGCAGTTTACAAATCAGATGGTTGAGAATGAATCATTTCAAAGTGATAAATTCTTCAAGACATTCTATTGGATTCTCTATGAACATAAGGGGGATGCACAATCTAATGATGAACTTGTGGCCATTGAGCCCATTGACAAACTTGATGCCACAGCTCTTGGGCTGATGCTCAGTTTATTTCTGACAAATGACAACTTCAGCGGAACAAAATTATTACTAAAACTGTTGTTGGGTTATGCGGCTGGAGGATCAAAGGTTGTTTGTCAACTCATCATCAATTTGTGTAAAGAAG GAGAAATCAGTAAAGCAGAATTGCTTAATGATCAATTAATTAAGCTTGGCTGCAGAATGGAAGAAGCCACTGTAGCATCTCTAATTAGCCATTATGGCAAACGACAAATGCTGAAACAAGCTGAAGATATCTTTGCAGAATATGTAAATCCCTCCACATCTAGCAAACAACTGTATAACTCTATGATCAATGCATATGCTAAATGTGGTAAACAAGAGAAAGCATATTTGCTATACAAGCAAGTGACTGAGGAAGGACATGATCTAGGTGCTGTTGGAATGAGCATTGCTGTAAATTCTTTGACCAATGCAG GAAAACATCTGGAGGCTGAGAATTTTATCTACAGCAGTCTTAAAAACAACCTGGAGCTTGACACTGTGGCTTACAACACCTTTATCAAGGCCATGCTTCAAGCAG GCAAATTGCAATTTGCATCCAGTATTTTTGACCGCATGAATTCCTCTGGTGTTGCTCCATCAATTGAAACATTCAACACAATGATAAG TGTCTATGGACAAGATCAGAAGTTGGATAGAGCAGTAGAGATGTTCAACAAAGCTAGCTCATTTGATGTCCCGCTGGATGAAAAAACATACATGAATTTGATAGGCTATTATGGGAAAGCTG gtATGATTCTTGAAGCTTCCCAATTGTTCAGTAAAATGCAGAAAGAAGGTATAAAGCCTGGAAAG GTAAGTTACAATATCATGATCAATGTATATGCTAGTGCTGGAGATCTTCGCCAAACAGATAAAATTTTCCAGGCCATGCAGAGGCAAGGTTGTTTGCCTGATTCTTTCACGTATCTTTCCCTTATCCAAGGGTACACGAGGAATAGGAACTATCATAAAGCTGAAGAAACTTTACATGATATGCAGAGTAAAGGCATTCCACCATCTTGTGtccattttaatattttggttaATGCTTTTACAAAAGCTGGGTTGATTGAGGAAGCGAAGAGGGTTTATGAGGAGCTATCAACTTTTGGTTTAGTTCCTGATCTAGTATGTTACCGTACAATGCTAAATGGTTACCTGAAATATGGATATGTGGAAGAGGGAATAAACTTTTTTGAAAGTATACACGAATCAACAAAAGGAGACAGGTTTATCATGAGTGCAGCTGTGCATTTTTACAGATCTTCTGGAAAGGAAAGCAAAgctaaagaaatattaaattcaatGAACAACAAGGGGATCCCATTCCTGAAGAATCTTGAAGTTGGATCAGAAGAGAGATTGAAAACTCCATGA